The proteins below are encoded in one region of Hordeum vulgare subsp. vulgare chromosome 3H, MorexV3_pseudomolecules_assembly, whole genome shotgun sequence:
- the LOC123443793 gene encoding uncharacterized protein LOC123443793, translating to MTPSANGGGGDDAGVHLAINHFRNTALDDVVVVRVVLVHLGRSTQLWKMTRRRRGRRARRSSSMLLLDAMEGWERRSTTMEVRAGRSHRGGEWRDWTKTRRWGTQVMARRRWKTIWK from the exons ATGACGCCGTCGGCCAATGGAGGAGGTGGTGACGACGCTGGCGTGCACCTCGCCATTAACCACTTCCGCAACACCGCCCTCGACGACGTTGTCGTCGTGCGCGTCGTCCTCGTCCACCTTGGACGCTCCACGCAG CTGTGGAAGATGACCCGTcggagaaggggaagaagggcCCGCAGATCGTCGAGTATGTTACTGCTTGATGCGATGGAAGGTTGGGAGCGGAGGAGCACGACGATGGAGGTGAGGGCCGGGCGGAGCCACAGAGGTGGGGAATGGAGGGACTGGACGAAGACACGAAGATGGGGAACACAAGTGATGGCTcggaggaggtggaagacgatctgGAAGTGA